The following coding sequences lie in one Methylotenera versatilis 301 genomic window:
- a CDS encoding DUF3149 domain-containing protein: MQLLINLFSTDYGLQSLAVIVFILGMCVWFALYFKRHIDEDTKKAAEK, translated from the coding sequence ATGCAATTGCTTATCAATCTTTTTTCTACCGATTATGGTCTACAAAGCCTTGCTGTTATTGTCTTCATTTTAGGAATGTGCGTTTGGTTTGCCTTGTATTTCAAACGTCATATTGATGAAGATACAAAAAAAGCTGCTGAGAAATAG